DNA from Roseimicrobium sp. ORNL1:
GGCCGTCGTGTCGCTGTTCCTCAGGCCGATGCGCACCTGACTCTCCAAGCCCATCTCCTGTAGTGGCAGGAGCAGATTCTTCTGCATGTCATAGGTCAGCGCACGCAGCGGCGAGACATACACCGCGTGGATGCCATGCGGCAGCGGCCCCTTGTCCAGCAGGCGCACCAGATGGTCCAGCACCCCGAGGAACCCGGCGAGGGTCTTTCCCGTGCCGGTAGGTGAGGAAAGCAGCACGGACCGCCCGGCCAGCACGTGGGGCAGGGTCACCTCCTGCGCATGCGTGAGCCTGCCAAAGCGCCCGCGGAACCAGGCGGCCAGGGTGGGGTGCAGGTCATCCAGCATGGGAAAACGAACAGAATAAATGGCAACGGGAACCCGAAAACGTTGTCTCTGTAACACTTATACTCCGCCAGCCGGTAGCCCGGCCGGACTTTTGCACGTCTCCCATCTCATGATCAAACTCATCAAGTCGATTGGCCGTACCCTGGCCATCGCGCTGCTCACCTGTGTCGTGTTTCTCCTCTCCTGCCAGTCCAAGATCATCTACTACCCGCGTCCCTATGACACGGCACAGGTGAAGGCATTCGAAGGCGAGGGCGGCCGAAAACTGGAATACACCACCTCGCAGGGAAAGCAGACCGCCTTCTACCTGCCACCGCAGGAGGGCGCGAACCCTTCGCAGCCGCCGCCGTTTGTCTGGTTTGTGTTCGGCGGGAACGGCTCGCTTTCCCTGGACTACTCCGATGAACCACCCTTCTGGGACAAGAAGCTGGGCTATGTCTTCGTGGACTATCCTGGCTATGGCATGTGCCAGGGCAGCCCCAACCCCAAGCGCATCGGGGAAAACGCCGTGACCGTGGCAGAGAAGATGCGCAAAGAGTTTGGTTGGACCGAGGAGGAATTGCGCGCCCGCAGCGGCGTCTTTGGCCACTCCATCGGCTGTGCCAGCGCCCTCATCATGGCGGATGACATGCACCTGCGCCGCGCCGTGCTATGCGCCCCCTTCACCTCCCTCACGGACATGGGCAGGGTCGTCCTGGGCTGGCCCCTGTGCTACATCAACATGCACCGGTTCGACAATGTGGCGCGGCTGAACTCCATCACCGCACGGGGAAACGCTGAGGTGCGCATCTTCCATGGCACTCACGATGAGGTGATTCCCGTGCGCATGGCCCACACCCTGCGCGACCGTTTCCCCAAGCAGATCCGCTACACGGAAATGAACAAAAGCCATCACAACGACGTCGTAACAGACGCGCGCGAGGACATCGGGCGGGCCATCCGGGAGCTGTCCACCCCCGCGTCCACACCGGACTAAGAACGCCACTTGTCATTCGTATAGTCCCCCTCTAGCTTCCCCGCCCTTATCATGACCGTGAAGACTTGCACCTCCGCCCTGTTCTGTGCTGTCGCCGCGATGGCCCTCACCTCGTGCGGCACGTCCGGCTTTAACCTTGGCTTCGGTTCGAAGTCTTCCTCCCCCACCCCCGCCTACACCGGCGGTGGTCAGGAGTTTGACCCGTACTCGAACTCCTGGCGCCCGGCACGCTCGGTCGCGGTGCCGACCTCCCAACCCAATGTCTACCTCGCGCAAAAGGCCGAGGAGCAGAAGAAGGAGAACAGCATCATGAAGAAGACCAGCCGCGCCATGAGCAACACGGCGACTGCCACTGCTGAGGCCGTTAAGAAGCCCCTGAAGTGGGTGCCTTTCGTCGGCGGCAAGGAAAAGAGCCAGGACCAGGTGGATCCGAACTACTATCCTGCACCGGCTCCGGGGCAGTAAGCTTGGTGGTCCGCACACTCGGTGTGCAGTCAGTTGAAGCAATAGATACCCTTTCCCGTGAAGTATCGGGAAAGGTGTGACTTCCCCGCAGGCGATCTGCCTTCCCTGCGGCCAACCTCCCAACCAGACAAGGAGGAGCACACGCACCCATGAGCAAGAAGCCTCAATCGGTCGACGAGCTGTGCACCCAAGGCGAGCGCCTGCTGGATCTCGGCCGGAATGCACAAGCTCTTCGCGCACTGGAAAAAGCCGCCACGCTCGATCCGCATTCCACCACGGCACACTTTTATCTCGCCCTGGCCAAGATGCGCCTCGACCGTTTGGACGAAGCTGAGTGGCACGCGCGAAAGGTTCTGCGGCTTAATCCCCGCGAAGGCAACGCGCACCTGAATTTGGGCGTGATCTTCCACAAGAAGGGCAATGACCGGCTCGCCGCCGTGCACTACAAGCGCGAGCTCGCGCTGCGCCCCGAGAGCATGGAAGCGCACTACAATCTGGGTTTGATCAGCTTCAGCCGGAACCGATGGAGCGCCGCTCGCAGGCACCTTGAGATCTGCTGGAGAAAGCGGCATCAGGCGGACAAGTTGGAGAATGATCTCGCATGGTGCGCACAGAAGGTGGGTGATTTGGATCTCGAAGCTGAGATCTACCGCAAAGCCCTGGCCAAAGATCCCAACGACACCTGGGCGCTAAACAATGCGGGAGCCGTCTGCATGGACCGTGAGCAATACCGCAAAGCGCGTGCCCTTCTGGAGCGCGCCGCGGCCTTGGATCCCCACGACCGGAGGGTGCGGCGGAACCTCAAGAGAACCCTGACATTGATGCAGTCATGAACTTCCTGGGCCAGTTCGCCCGTGCATGCACACGCTTGCGTGTGCGCATGACTGGCCGCCTCTCGAATTTCCACCTGCCGGAAGAGCCGGGGACACAATTCGTGGTCGAAACTTGCAGTGTTGGTCCAAGAGGTCGCGAGTGGCTATTCTTCGTTTCCAAGCGCAACGGACGTTTGTGGGCCGCCTGCAGCGACATGTATGAATGGCCGGTCGAGGAGAGCCAGTACCGTGCCTTATTGGAGTGGGTCCAGGCCAAAAAGAAAAGCGGTTGGCTTCGCTCCGGCAACTGGCGCCAAAACTGTGGCGACTGTGGGATCCGCTTGCGAATCTCCTGTATCGACAAGGAATTGCCTGTGTGCCTTTCCATCACCGTCGCCAAGCCGACACCGGAATCGGTGCTTCAGGTCCTGCATGAGCTGCTGGACCGATGCGGCGCGCTGGTGGGCCAAGTACCGGGATTCCTGTCGCAAGAACACCTGCCCACAGAGTTCATGTCCCACGAGGAGTGGCTCGCCGAGCTTGAATCACGTGCTCGTGAAAACAGCTAGCTGGCAGCGGCAGTGTCCGTCGCCGGCGATTTGGTTTCTTGAAGGAGCCAATGTTGGGTAATCGTCCAGCCCAGG
Protein-coding regions in this window:
- a CDS encoding tetratricopeptide repeat protein, translated to MSKKPQSVDELCTQGERLLDLGRNAQALRALEKAATLDPHSTTAHFYLALAKMRLDRLDEAEWHARKVLRLNPREGNAHLNLGVIFHKKGNDRLAAVHYKRELALRPESMEAHYNLGLISFSRNRWSAARRHLEICWRKRHQADKLENDLAWCAQKVGDLDLEAEIYRKALAKDPNDTWALNNAGAVCMDREQYRKARALLERAAALDPHDRRVRRNLKRTLTLMQS
- a CDS encoding alpha/beta hydrolase, producing the protein MIKLIKSIGRTLAIALLTCVVFLLSCQSKIIYYPRPYDTAQVKAFEGEGGRKLEYTTSQGKQTAFYLPPQEGANPSQPPPFVWFVFGGNGSLSLDYSDEPPFWDKKLGYVFVDYPGYGMCQGSPNPKRIGENAVTVAEKMRKEFGWTEEELRARSGVFGHSIGCASALIMADDMHLRRAVLCAPFTSLTDMGRVVLGWPLCYINMHRFDNVARLNSITARGNAEVRIFHGTHDEVIPVRMAHTLRDRFPKQIRYTEMNKSHHNDVVTDAREDIGRAIRELSTPASTPD